CCCATCACTAGCCCTTCCTCGTGCACCGGCGAGTACGACCCTACCGTCCGATCCGGTAGACAGCGACACGCCTCTTGTCACTGGCCCATCCCCTTGTGTCCTTCCCTGGCGAGGGCGACCCAACACCAGATCCCTTCATCTTTCCCTACTGCATATCGCTTCTCTGATTTCTCCCCCAAGATTTCAAGCACTCGcacattcttctttttttccctctttctTCGCTGGTTTCTCCCCAAATTCTTCATGTCACAGTCCCCGACTTGTTCCATCCTTCCTCCCAATAAGTTTGCTGCGCCTCACCGCTGGCGACCGGACATAGCAAGACAGGCCTCCTCCCACCGAATCCTTCTCTCCTCGAGTGGTGATTTCGTCTTTTGCTGGTAAGTAAAACCATAGCTTGCTATGATAGATTGTTCTAAAAGTTCGTTTTTGTTCTGCGGGAACCTTTTTCTCCGGTTCTCCCTGAGATTGCGCGTGGTACCTTACTAATGCAATCCTGCGATCCATTCATCCATGGCTCGGTTAGGTTCTTCTTCGGAGTGCAAAATCAATCTCAGCTGACACCATAGGAATTGGTACCCAAGGTTTTTCATCAGGGGGTTTAGCTAAACCCGATGCCCCATGTTAAGACCGCCCCTACCAGCTGCTGCTCACTTCGCGGGGTGATTCCGTCGTGATCGAGCAGAGCGTCTCATCTTGGGTTCAATAGAGGTACGCCAGCATCTTCTTCTTGGTTCTGTTCGCTGTCAGTGTATAAACACAATGCAAGAGGCATCCTGCTGAGTGGAGAAATGGCGATACTGCTGCTTAACATCAGTAGGAAAAAAAGAGGGAGAAATTTATCGTAGTTTTTGTCTCCCTTCACGACTGCATTTTATTCAAAGGAGGATTTTCCCCCTTGCACACTCTCTGGCACGTACTTGTAGAATGCAAgtttttacttgattttttatgttgAGTAATTTTCCACGGGTGATGTCATGATTGATGCCTGACACTCgtttctttatttcaaatagcATATGCTTAGAAGAGGTTGGTAGCAGAAAATGAAAGCTCGCAAAACATGGTATGAGCCTCATTCTTGATTATCATATTGGTGCAACTTGCTGTGGGGTTCAGTTAAATAACATAATCAAATGCAGCATAGGAAGGAACTGGAGGCTAGAATAAGGAAGCAGCTCCAGGGACCTGAACTACCGCTATCTTCATATGACACGGTATGGGTTTCTATGGTTCCCTGGATTCATTCCATCTTCGTTTCGATCGTATTCATTTCATCTGTATTCAGGTAAATCGCTTCGCCCTCTCACTGGATTGCTGCCTCTCAAACACTCCGTGAGCACCCATCAGATGATGACTCAGAGAGGAGTGCCCGTCCGGGGGTGCTCCGTTGGACACGGACACATTGAGCAACCATGCGGCTACTTTTTCCACCATTAGCCAGTCGCCTCCTCAAGAAGAAATCAAGATCAGGTTTGCCGCAAACCTCCACCCAACCACCCCCAATATGTAATCATGTGTGTTTTGGTGGTCAGTTATTATCCATTTCCTCTTGTTTTGTTGCAGGATTGCATCGATTCCCCCCTGTGCTGCAGTCTGTTCAACCCACCACCAAAATCATTGATGTGCTCTCTGTGTGTATATTTTTGCTTTTATcaggaatattttttattcttaaaaTTGGATGCTTACAAGTTTTCCTGCTGAGGCTCATAATCCAGACATTGCATTGTTTTTTGGCATCTTCAAGGTAATTCCTCACTCTGAAGTTCAtagcttttgcatatgtttCATGTCATCCTAGAAGTATTGAGGATTATTATTGTTGTTGATCGAGCCTTACATGGCTTGATTAGTGCTCTTTTTTTTATAATCCCCCAAAAAATTATGGCCACGATCCTAGGTGATTGGTGATTTCACGGTTCATTACACGGCTTGATTAGTGCTCTTTCCTTATATGGCTTCATTAGTGCACATGAAATTCTTCACTCTTTCCTTCTATTATGTGGACATTAATTTACATAATATCagtttgttgattttttttttttaactttgtgaTTGGTGATTTCACGGTTATCCTTCCATCTAATTTGTGCGCTCCTCCACTACAGCGAGTTGCTCCACCACGGCGACCGGATCCATGACAGACTCCAGATCCAAacattcaaattggatttgtaAGGCTGCATGCAAGTGCATTTGGGCTAGCTACTTGATGGGATAGCTCACAAATTTAAAGCACATTGCACCAAATGCAAATTAGAACTTTGCTAAAGGTCAAGAGGAATGCATATGACACTTGAAATCGAGACAATGTAGCGCTGTCATAGGGTGTTGTTTCTATGCAACTGTAATAAAAACTATAAGCCTTTTATGTCCACTTATCATTGTTTTTACTCAAAGCTGGTTTCAATATGCATTTGTACCTAAGCTTCTAAAGATTAATCTCGGattttccatttttcttttcattctcATATACTTCGGTAAAAAGGTTGGATTTAAAAATTGGACTTTTCATGTTCTTCCCTCTTTGGTTGTATGatgattttgttgaaaaaaaggTGACAATGTTATTGTCTGATACCAATTTATGAATGGATGTAATTACACTTAAAAGTTGACACATTTGCAACATGTCTACGGTTATATTTGAAATTTCACTGGTTAATATAATAAATGTGGACCAGTTTTACCGTATTTTTGCCGTTTGCATGCAAGCTCTGAGCTCTAACTCACAGCGTCTACAGATACTGCAATGGTTCTTTGCTTATATCTCATTGAAGGTGGACGATCGCGCTCGAGGTGCCATATCTTGCATAGCTTTGGCTTCTAATTTTATTAGCCTTTTCTTTCCGTCAATATTAGTTGCTTActattggtttagtgtttggaATTACTACATTCTGCGACTTTGCCATGCAGTGCACCAAAGTTAGTTAAATTTTTAGCTAGAGCACAAGTTCTATGTGCTTGCAAGTATGGCCATATGGGAGTTAAGAGGGACCAATAGAACAGATGTGTTTTGACCTAATGTCAATTATCTATGATCTTTCTACGCGTCTCATATATTTCATTCAGGCAAAACAagttatcttgttcttgttccgTATTAGATTTCATTTTGCCAAAATATTGTGAAAGCCAACAGCTTGTTGATAGTGCTTGAACTACCTCTTTGGATCTTTTTTGAGTTGTAGTCCCTtgcattttgattttcaaattgATTTATCAAGAAGTTATGGTACCAGTTCATTGTGAATTCCTGATTTTCATATTGTTATACTAAGATAACCACACTAGATTATTGATTCATTGCATGATAAAATGTAGCTTTTTTAGTAAGTCCTTTGCACTTCTCTGATGTTCTTACATTGGTACAACATGCACTATTTCCTCCTCCTTCAAAAAGTGACACCCTGTATCATTATCTATGTTTAAGTGATGCTAATTACTCGGATTGAACTCAGACAGTGTGCACCACGGTTTCTATAAACATGTTAATCAGTAAATAAATATGATTGTCGCATCTTGAATGAGCAGAACATTTGGAAGAAATTTAATCGATCTTTCGTTTGGAAAAAAGTAACGCATTTGTTGCATTTGGGATTTCGTTGGATCAATAAGCTACAATGTTTTGTTGCTGTATAGTTCCTTTCTTTTGGGTTACTACTTCCTCTTATGATAAATTCTTTAAGATCACCTGAGCCACATTCACTGCTGAATTTGTTGTTTTAGATCCTGGAGCACAACTTCTGAGCAGCTTATTCAATCTTATAAGAAATAACTGTATTATAATATGAACAGATGCGATTATAAGCAAGAACGATGATGACATTGCTCCAGTAGATGAACGAGAAGATGGTTGGCTGTGCTTCTACGAGATTCTTGCTAAttattttgttagagtttctgAAAGTGGGAGGCGTATACTTGAGTTGATAGTGCAACCCTGGAGCCAGTCGTTTGCGACCAGCATATTTACACTTTTTTTCCACATATGGGTATGCTGCGTTACTCAGTTCAATAAATAATGGAATGATGTATGTGTACAGGCCCTATTCCATTACGAAGaaatcatgttttttttctccTGTTGCAACGCACGACATTTGATTAGATCACCCCTGTATGCTTGATTGTTGTCCCGTTATAACGCACGGGCAATAACTAGTATATGTGTATAAATTCCCATGAACAGCTGATACAAAAGTGTGTTGAATCCTCACTCTTTCACTAGCAATCAAGGCACGAACCCCATGACCCTCTGCGATGGGCCAGCACCAGGCGACGAAATTTTTTTCGCTTCGTGTCGAAATTCAGTGGCTTTTCTATTTTACGTGTACTTACAGTACTTCTTCGTTCAGAAATAATAGATGTATTTTAAGTCTGatctttgaaattaaattttgattaagatttttttacaaaatatatcatttatatctacaaaatttatatagtgtgaaatcattttaaattataaatctagttatatattttttatacactatatattcttataatttgattaaatgttagttaaaatacatcaaatttgattttataaaaaaatacgtctactatttctgaatgaatagagtattataaaaaaaagaacaagctTTAGTTTGAAtgtttagtagatatggttgtACCTCATCCTATTGGGGATCAAACTCTAGATTTATTCTTTGTATATCTCTCCAAGATGGGATTTTTCTTTTAACGGTAGATGACATACATCTAGATATTTAACAACTAGATATATGTAGTAATTTTGTCTACAAGTTATACtgatgtttttcaaaaataatattataaaaaacacTCGTGTTGATGTAAATTATGATCTCCGTAATTTAAAAGCTAGTGGATAGAGTTGCATCCTAATTCATCATCTCAAAATTTTATAGTCCAATCTTTTTCGTGAAACCTCGATTGTAATATTTGACCAAAGATTGCAGAGGATGAATGGGACATGAGAACTTGACTTCGGAACCGGTAGTGACCTACTTACTACATACAGGGCAAACTCATCTCTAAGGCTTTACTTGTCAAGCAATTAGTCTCTCCCAAACACCAGAGCGTTGACTTAGGACAAAATTGCGTTGACCGGATTTTGAGGATAAAACCAGGTGTTCCATGCACCGAGCGTCCAAGTCTTTCATCCACTAGAAGGCCAAAGGGCGCCTGCCAGGCTGCCTCCTCGAACCCTGATGCGATGCCTTCGTTTTCCCCACTACAGAACCATCCAGGCGTCAGCGACGTGTCCACCCCTGCCATACGTGCCCCGCCGCATGCACGGACACGTACGTGCCTGCCCACGCCCTCGACCCCGAGAAGCCAAACGCTATCTCGGCTTCCTCGATCGGCGGAAGTAGATAGTCACGCGCTCGCCTGCTTCCTTCGGCAGCTAAATCCTCTCTCTGTTCTTGCTCTGTTCTTGCCTTCTCTAGGTCGTCACGTCGACGACGTATAGGTGCAGTTCGACCGGTTCGTTCCCTTCTATGCGGCGACCATCGGCGGCGACAAGACTCCAGTAGTTGTGAGTAGTTAGTGCCAGCGGCTGCCATGTCGGGGATCTCGCTGGCGGTGGCGCCGCAGTCCGACCCGGACCACGGGTCGGAGAGGCAGCCCGCGGCGGCGACGCTGGGCGGCGTCATGGGGTCGCTCCGCGTGATCGAGCTCCAGCTGGTGGCCTTCATCATGGTCTTCTCCGCCTCCGGCCTCGTCCCGATCATCGACCTCGCCTTCCCCGTCGCCACCACGCTCTACCTCCTCGCCGTCTCCCGCCTCGCCTTCCCGCCGCTCCACACGAAGCTCGACGCCGCCAACTCCCCCGCCGCCTCCCAAGAAATCTTCCGCGGCAGCAAGTAACTCGTTTCCTCCTTCGATCGTGTTATCAGATCAGTAACTTGTTCGTATTACTCTGTTCTTTCGCGCTAATTGGTACGGCGGGCGCGTGCTTGCCATTGGTACTTGGTAGGTTGTTCCAGGCGTACGTGTTGGTGGGCACGACGGTGGGTCTGTTCCTGCCGCTGGCGCACGTGCTGGGCGGGTTCGCGCGCGGCGACGATGCGGCGGTGCGGTCGGCGACGCCGCACCTGTTCCTGCTCTCGTGCCAGATCCTCACGGAGAACGTCGTCGGCTCGCTGGGCGCCTTCTCCCCGCCCGTCAGGGCGCTGGTGCCGCTGCTCTACACCGTGCGCCGCGTCTTCGTCCTCGTCGACTGGGTGTACGACGTCTGGGCCAACAAGCTCGTCACCCGCAGCTCCGCCATGCAGGTACACCCGTTTGTCGCAGCTGGTGTACATGGTGACGAACCGAGTGATCAGAGCGACTTGTCACTTGTGTAGTGTTAGTAACCTGTGGCGTTGTGGTTTTGCAGGAGGCGGCATGGGTGTGGTTCGGGAGGTACCTGGCCGTGGCCAACCTGCTCTACTTCTCCGCCAATCTCTTGGTCTTCCTCATCCCCAAGTTCCTGCCCCGCGCCTTCGAGAAGTACTTCCGCATGCGCGACGAGGCGTACGCCAAGACGGTCGAGGATAAGCACCTGTCCTCCGGgaaggcgccggcgccggagccaGAACAGCAGGTTGGCGATGATGCCGTGGCCGTGGCGGCGAAGTCGGTGGAGTCCAAGAAGGCGGACTGAGAGGCCCGTGGCTTGTAATTTCTCTTCGTTTTCTTTCAGATGACATGGGATCTGGACCTTCGGTTTTCAGATCGTTTAATCGTACGGTTGCGGCTTGGTGCTTTGGTTAGTTGCGTCCGTAGCGCCAACAGCCGATCGTTTCGTCGTCCCTCTTACCTTGCAGTTCTTGCTGCGTTCATATCCGTGGCGCCGTGTGTGAACGCCATTTCGAAATTTGAAGGTGCCGCGCCGCATGCCCATCGAACGTGGAGGCAGAGCGTGCATGCAACATTGCGGTTACCGCGGCAACCTCCCCACCTCTATTTCAGGCGGAGGCGACGCCCCTCCACCACCCGCCCATCCTTCGCAAGCGTGAGCGCCCAGTCCTGTGTGTACTTTAACGTACGCGCGACCATGAGCACCTGTAGCACAGCCACgagcgcccgccgccgccaagTCCATAAGCGTCGGTGCAGTCCTAGCTGCCAAGCTGACGCCGGCCACCTGGAGACGCGGATGAGGGACCTGGAGCGGGACTGGGACGCCTACAAGGCCAGCCGCTCCGGCGCCCCGCGCCACCGCCGCAGCCGCTCGGCCACCGGGACGCCTTTGCGTTCCTCCGCCGTCACCGCCGCCGTGCTGGGCGACCTATACGATCTCCGCCGCTGCACGCCCAGGCAGCTCGTCTACTCGCTCCAGCAGGCCGGCAGCGCCGACAGCGACGGCGCCGCCACGGTCGAACAAGGTAGGACCCCAACGGGTCCCCACGAAGAAGACGCATTCAGTGTCTGCTCCGTGGAAGCCGGGCACTACATGGCCGCCGTGCCCACGGCGACCTCCTCATCTTGCTCGTGTCACTGCCGGTGCGCTGTCCTTTGCTGCGGATACTCGACGAGCTCCTCGTGGTCGTGGTCCACAGCCGCCGCGTCCTCGTTCTTGCCGGCGGCGGGCAGCGTTGCTGGTGAAATTGCAACGAAGAGGGACGAAGGCTGGTGGGCGACGGGTAATAGGTTTGGGCGGTTTGCCGCCATTGCTCTCGTGGCCGTGGGCGTCATTGTAGTCATGGCCATCTTGGAGCTTGGCGTGGACGAGGGCTGTACGGAGTTTCTAGTGCCCACATGATCAATTTGTGAGGTGAAACAATCTATCAACGCTCCGCTGGTTATGGTCGATTTTAGCTTCCTGTATGCCATTGTCGATCTTGAAAGTACCATACCTGAAACAACTTGTACTGTTCACTGATCCTCTCATGTTGAGCACCTACGGTTTCAGTGTCCTGTTTGAGCCATCAATTTGAAGATGTCAAATCTCGTGCCCAACTATTCCCCAAAAAGAAATTTCTTATTCTTcaagaagggaaaagaaaattcTAGTGCCCAACTATACGGCTGGGAGGTACCAAAAGCACAAGCTACATAATGTAGGGGATACAAATAAATCTACAGAAAGAAGACCCTGCAAATGACCCAATGAGCCTGACTTCTCATCGTTACTCCAACATGACAGGGAACTGACGTCGTCGAGCATACTCTATAACTGAGCTCGCAAGCCATTTACTATGCAACTGTGAGGTTGTTGCTTTTGGACGAGTAAAGATGAGCTCCACTCCAGTCTATGCAAAACAAGCCTTGACTTGAAGAAACTTATAACTAGGAACGCCCCCTTGTTcgtcgccaaaaaaaaaaaaaaaaaaaaaaccgccCCCCTTGTTAGAAACTTAAAATGTCCTTCGCAGCCGTCCGATCGTGACCGCGGCAGTAATCGAACAGCCATTGGCATCCCCCGCGTAGGACAGCGCAAGGTCCTTCTCGGATGCTCTGCGAACTGAGACGTGCAAACTTGCATGTTTTTTAGTCTCTTTCTCTGCACATGCTTGTAGTTGGTACTTAGTGGTTAGGTATCTCTAATGGTTATCTCTTTTATATCTCTTAGCATACTTTCTTAAAAGATTCTGTTATTAATTCTTCATACATCATAATGCTTagagttatattttattttctctcctttAAGAACTAGCTCTCTTAAATTTTCCTCCACGTCAGTTTCATTTGTATCTCACTCACTTCTATTCTCTCTATACACCACATTAATAAGAGCTAACTACTATCTACAACCACTAGAGTGACCCTTATGATGTATTGCTaatgttttttttaaggaaCAAGGCAGACCATGTGTTCAACATTTCAGTTTCAGTGTGCTAGCTTTTATGTAGCATATCTGATAGGCTCGGGGACCTAGACGACATGACCACGGAGCATGTGAATTGGGATCATCTGACTTTATAAGGGGTGAAGTTACGGTGACTTCAATTATTTGTGAGCCGTTGAATTTCATATGGCCGGATAATATTTGATGATACAATACCAACTGCAAATTATTGTAGCTTCTCTCACATATTACTCTTCCCCTCTACCTTTACCCTTGTGAAGTCAGAAGATTTGGATCAGGAATAGGTCGCCTATTACTTGCTTCTCATCTTCTTggctctcctccctctcctgctcCTCAGGTTCAGCAAGTGCCCACAACGGTGCCGCCCAAGGCCATCAACGTTGGCGACCAGGTCGCTGTGCTCACCACCGATTTCACGATACGTGCCATGATTGACCACTGGTTGAACGGTGGAAGGAGTTCCTGCACGTGATCGAGGAGGGAGGCAGGCTAGTGGGCTGGGTCGGGTTAGGGCTCCACAGGTTTTAGACTCGATGGGGTGGGTTCGGGTGTAGAAATTGCCCTGTGGGGCCATCGggttgggtttagggtttaatTTGCACCCACGGGTGCCTCACAATCCTCGAAATCTAGTAGTCCCTAGCACTCTAGGTAGTGGCTCCTCAGCGGGCGACGGTTCACACTCTCGGCGGCTCAGTCTATCGACGCGGCGGTTCCTTGGCGGGCGACGGCTCGGGCGCTCGGCCTGTCAGTGCGGTGGTTCCTTGGCGAGCGACAGCTCGATCGATGATCGATGGCGGTGGtcactcctccccctcccctgtGTGGCGCCATTCCCTCCTTGACTCCCCTTGCCCATGGTCGGCGGCCGGAACCACCACCACGGCAACCCCTAGCAGCGTCAGGTTTCGGGCCTTGGGTCCTCGCGCGGGGCCTGGGCAGGGTGGTTTTGCACCTGATATGAATTTCAAGGCCGGATCAGATTTGATGTTTTGGGTTTCAGGTCAAGTGTGTTCTCTCTCCACCCGGCCCTGAACCGTTGCCACCCTTAGGCTCATCTTGGGGTTCAACCTGGATCGGCGACATGCTTCGGTCATCGAGCCTCGGGAGCTTCCTCAGTGGGATGACGAGTCAGGTGATGACGATCCACCGAAAGACGTTTTGAGCTCATGGACTGTGCCATCAGGCACACCAGGATCGGCGGGTGCCATGTCGAATGGCGCcatgaaggaggaggaggacatcttGGACGTGCTTCGGAGGATACAGAAGGAAGGTGGCTTTGAGGCTCGAGTGCCCCTCAGCACAGGAATCATCAAATATGCCATCCTTGTAAGTAACCACTAACCACTAATCTACAGCAATACAACCATGCATGATATCAGGGTTCAGCCTTTcggatttcttttttttaaaaaaatcggaGGGCACCGGTAAGACTGATATTTTTGAAAATCGGAAAATTTTGGTCTGATTTTGGTCAATTTTGGgtcaaatttgaatatttcgGCCGGTAAACCAAATATAGGGGGTGGCCGATATAGATTGCCATTCAATCTGTGGACGATCTACTTACGCTGGTAGCATCTTGGCATTCCACAGGACCTCTTCAGCGGCGGAGCGGGAGCGAGATGTCAGCAATCAGGCTCGAATGTGCCATGTGGGAGTTCCTAAGAAGCCCAAGAATAATGAAGAAGGCGCAAGCCGAGGTGCGTGGTAAAGAAATGTGACTCCGTAACACAGTGTGTATGCACCATCTCTCTCAATCGTCCATTTCTTTCATCCATTCGTTGATTATCTCATTTAATCTGTTTTTTTACTAATAATCTAGCATGAATCTCGACAAAATATATGGCCGAGATAGAGATTGTGTGCTTACTGTTGTAGAATTTTCCCTTCCGTGCGTGGCAGGTTGCAAGGGAGGCCAGCCGTGGCCGAGGAGACTCTAAGACTGCACCCGGTCCTGCCATTGCTTCTGCCAAGAGAGTCCATGGAGGAGTGCAAGGTCATGGGCTATGACGTGCCCAAGGGCACCATGGTATTGGTGAATGCGTGGGCAATCGGAAGGAACCCGAAATACTGGGACGATGCTGATGCGTTCAAGCCGGAGAAGTTTGAGGGTAGCAGAATCGACTTCGAGGGCACGTATTTTGAGTTCATACCATTATTAGCTGAACGGAGAATGTGCCCAGGCCTGACGTTCGCACAAGCCACCGTGGAGCTTGTGCTCGCTTCCCTGCTCTACCACTTCGACTAGGACCTCCCCGGCGGGATGGCACCGAGCGAGCTGGACATGACGGAGGAGATGGGCATGACAGTGAGAAGGAAGAATGATCTTTACCTGCGTGGCTGCGTCCCATTGTTCGTGTGAAGCCACACGCACTACCTTGGCTGTTGTCTGTTTGTTTACAGTATGATCCGTTCTTACCGTCGACGTTACCGATTCTGTTCTCCAAGATCTGCAGCAACTGCCAAAAATATACGAACACGAAGCATAAAGCCAGGAAATCCGTGCATTTTTGTCTGATTTCCCATCCATATAAAGCCATGCATAGAACAGAAACAACAAAAAAGACGAACGCGAAGCATCTCTCACAAACCATTCGATTCAGATTTCAGTTACAGCATGGCATGGCTCGCCAGCGCCCTGCGCGGGCTGTGGACTGGCTAGTCGATGACGATGGGGCTGGACGAGGTGTACCCGCCGGCCCTCTCCCGGATCGCCGCGGGGATGTCAGCGCGGAGGTGCTGCACCCTGAACGCGACGGCGCCGCCCTCGGCGGCGCTGTCGACCAGCTCGAAGACGCACCCGTCGCCGAGCCTCAGGTCGTTGTCCAGCGCGAAGGCACGCCACCCGGCCTCCAGCCGCCGGATCTGGCGCCCACCCGTGAACCGCATCTCCCAGGACCGGCCACGCCAGGTCAGCGTCGCTGGCGCCGACGCCGAGGGGAGGAACGGTGCCAGTGACTTTGGAACCACCTGTTTAGGATCAAGCTAGAATCAAGATACGAGACAAAACAATCTTGATCGATCATGAGTGATACCACAGATTGACGCGAACCTAGCAGCAAACTAATGCCTCAATAATTGTAccaaatttcttttcaaaaaCTAGAGTATGAGTAGCAGCAGTATACCACTTGAAACGGCAGTTGAACATGGGACTTGCAGATGATGCATGCAAAGTATGGCTTTCCCAGAAGAGGGAGGATCCTAGGCTGAATCTTTTCAATGCACATCTTCTCCGACACCGACACCGACACCGACACCGACCTCAAATCAGGTCTAGCTGGAGTGCCATCAATAGCCTCGCCACTCTTCTCTGCAGAGTTCACCACTGCCTTACCCTTGGTACCTGCAATGCAAGTCATGCTGTTAAGAACAAAAAGATGCAGAATGCAAAGTGTATCAAAGGCATCCTCACAATACCTGCAACGCTGCGTGATTCCCGAGAGGAGAGGTTTGCGGTGTTAGAATCACTCGGCATTGGCTCTATCTGAAGATGACAACGTCATGAAGAAATCAGGAGGTGAAAACCATTCGCCTCGAATGAATATATTGTGGTTTCTGCAGCACAAGTTCC
This genomic window from Phragmites australis chromosome 7, lpPhrAust1.1, whole genome shotgun sequence contains:
- the LOC133923466 gene encoding B3 domain-containing protein Os04g0386900-like — encoded protein: MPSDSNTANLSSRESRSVAGTKGKAVVNSAEKSGEAIDGTPARPDLRSVSVSVSVSEKMCIEKIQPRILPLLGKPYFACIICKSHVQLPFQVVVPKSLAPFLPSASAPATLTWRGRSWEMRFTGGRQIRRLEAGWRAFALDNDLRLGDGCVFELVDSAAEGGAVAFRVQHLRADIPAAIRERAGGYTSSSPIVID
- the LOC133923465 gene encoding uncharacterized protein LOC133923465, whose translation is MSGISLAVAPQSDPDHGSERQPAAATLGGVMGSLRVIELQLVAFIMVFSASGLVPIIDLAFPVATTLYLLAVSRLAFPPLHTKLDAANSPAASQEIFRGSKLFQAYVLVGTTVGLFLPLAHVLGGFARGDDAAVRSATPHLFLLSCQILTENVVGSLGAFSPPVRALVPLLYTVRRVFVLVDWVYDVWANKLVTRSSAMQEAAWVWFGRYLAVANLLYFSANLLVFLIPKFLPRAFEKYFRMRDEAYAKTVEDKHLSSGKAPAPEPEQQVGDDAVAVAAKSVESKKAD